A single genomic interval of Candidatus Methylomirabilota bacterium harbors:
- a CDS encoding MDR family MFS transporter — MATLIETTPARRAVVLAGVMAAMFLAAMESTVVATAMPTVIASLGGIRIYSWTFSAFLLTSTVSMPIWGRLADHLGRRPAYLTGLAVFLVGSALAGLSQSMGQLIAFRALQGIGAGSLITIGMTIVGDLYGMERRAKMQGYFSSVWGVASLVGPLIGGVLTDRVSWRWVFYVNIPVGLLAAAAIAAGLRDEVRIRARTAFDLVGMTVFVAAISSFLVGLLEAGGSEPWMRPVGVGLLALSGALLIAFVVIERRAVEPVIPLGLFRNPIVRAAAVTGLLSGMAMFGAITYVPLYLQAVVGSTATQAGWVLMPFVLGWVVFSVLAARLVLRIGYRRVVLAGMGMLVLAFVLLSSWNGSLTRLSAARDITLAGIGMGLVFVPMLIAVQSAVPRSLLGSATSLTTFFRTIGGAVGVAVMGAAMTHRLERGLAEVVATAPAGLQEQLRFLASHPDLVVNPVTRGALGGDLLEQMRPALAHAVGAVFVVGLVFAIMAMVSAFLVPGGQARDLAVRGEGVTPSSS; from the coding sequence ATGGCCACCCTGATCGAGACCACGCCGGCCCGGCGCGCGGTGGTGCTGGCCGGGGTCATGGCCGCCATGTTCCTGGCCGCGATGGAATCGACGGTGGTGGCGACCGCCATGCCCACCGTGATCGCGAGCCTCGGCGGCATTCGCATCTATTCCTGGACCTTCTCCGCGTTCCTGCTGACCTCGACCGTGTCGATGCCGATCTGGGGGCGGCTCGCCGACCATCTGGGCCGTCGCCCCGCGTACCTGACCGGGCTCGCAGTGTTCCTGGTCGGCTCCGCGCTGGCCGGGTTGTCGCAGAGCATGGGGCAGCTCATCGCGTTCCGCGCCTTGCAAGGCATCGGCGCGGGCTCGCTGATCACCATCGGCATGACCATCGTCGGCGACCTCTACGGGATGGAGCGCCGCGCGAAGATGCAAGGCTACTTCTCGAGCGTCTGGGGGGTGGCCTCGCTGGTGGGGCCGCTGATCGGCGGGGTGTTGACCGACCGCGTCTCGTGGCGGTGGGTGTTCTACGTCAACATTCCGGTCGGACTGCTCGCGGCGGCCGCGATCGCTGCCGGCCTGCGTGACGAGGTCCGCATCCGCGCCCGCACCGCCTTCGACCTGGTCGGCATGACCGTCTTCGTGGCCGCCATCTCGAGCTTCCTGGTCGGCCTGCTCGAGGCGGGCGGCAGCGAGCCGTGGATGCGTCCCGTCGGGGTGGGCCTGCTCGCGCTCTCGGGTGCGCTCCTGATCGCCTTCGTCGTCATCGAGCGCCGCGCCGTCGAGCCGGTCATTCCGCTTGGGTTGTTCCGGAACCCGATCGTGCGCGCCGCCGCCGTGACCGGTCTCCTGTCCGGCATGGCGATGTTCGGCGCCATCACGTACGTCCCCCTCTACCTGCAGGCGGTGGTGGGCAGCACCGCCACGCAGGCCGGATGGGTGTTGATGCCCTTCGTGTTGGGCTGGGTCGTGTTCTCGGTCCTGGCCGCGCGCCTCGTCCTCCGGATCGGCTATCGGCGGGTGGTCCTCGCCGGCATGGGGATGCTCGTGCTGGCCTTCGTGCTCCTCTCCAGCTGGAACGGGTCGCTGACCCGTCTGAGTGCCGCGCGCGACATCACCCTGGCCGGGATCGGCATGGGCCTCGTCTTCGTGCCGATGCTGATCGCGGTGCAGAGCGCGGTGCCGCGCTCGCTACTGGGCTCGGCCACGTCGCTGACCACGTTCTTTCGCACCATCGGCGGCGCGGTGGGCGTGGCAGTCATGGGCGCGGCGATGACCCACCGGCTCGAGCGCGGGCTCGCGGAGGTGGTGGCCACCGCGCCCGCGGGACTGCAGGAGCAGCTGCGGTTCCTCGCCTCGCATCCCGATCTGGTGGTGAATCCCGTGACCCGTGGCGCGCTGGGCGGCGACCTGCTGGAGCAGATGCGACCCGCCCTGGCCCATGCGGTCGGGGCCGTCTTCGTGGTGGGCCTCGTCTTCGCCATCATGGCCATGGTGTCGGCGTTTCTCGTCCCGGGGGGGCAGGCTCGCGATCTCGCCGTGCGTGGGGAGGGGGTCACCCCTTCGAGCTCATGA
- a CDS encoding PPOX class F420-dependent oxidoreductase yields the protein MAGIPDKYKDILGKKAFANIATVNGDGTPQVTPVWVDYDGTHIRFNTAKGRVKDRNLRRNPAVALAIADPDNPYRYLQVRGRVADITESGADAHIDSLAKKYLGQDKYPYRQPGEVRVIYKIAPDRVQTMG from the coding sequence ATGGCGGGCATTCCCGACAAGTACAAGGACATCCTGGGCAAGAAGGCCTTCGCCAACATCGCGACCGTGAACGGAGACGGCACGCCGCAGGTGACCCCGGTGTGGGTGGACTACGATGGGACCCACATCCGCTTCAACACCGCGAAGGGACGCGTGAAGGACCGGAACCTGCGCCGGAACCCGGCGGTGGCCCTGGCGATCGCGGACCCCGACAATCCGTATCGGTATCTGCAGGTCCGGGGCCGCGTGGCCGATATCACCGAGTCCGGGGCGGATGCGCATATCGATTCGCTGGCCAAGAAATACCTCGGCCAGGACAAGTATCCCTACCGTCAGCCCGGCGAGGTGCGCGTCATCTACAAGATCGCGCCCGACCGCGTGCAGACGATGGGGTGA
- a CDS encoding gamma-butyrobetaine hydroxylase-like domain-containing protein: MTPLGKFLPIVGQPDPTQPKDVHLVGRYAIGVTWADSHGSIYPFDRLRRDDPEGGVADEIALTQEMTWPRAITKQPEGLRVSWTDGRESLYPYAALRALCRCAGCTGGH; this comes from the coding sequence GTGACGCCGCTCGGCAAGTTCTTGCCGATCGTGGGACAGCCGGACCCGACACAGCCGAAGGACGTCCACCTGGTCGGACGCTACGCGATCGGCGTGACCTGGGCGGACAGCCACGGGAGCATCTATCCGTTCGACCGCCTGCGACGGGACGATCCGGAGGGCGGCGTCGCCGACGAGATTGCGCTCACCCAGGAGATGACGTGGCCCCGAGCGATCACCAAGCAGCCGGAAGGGCTGCGCGTGTCGTGGACGGACGGGCGCGAGAGCCTCTACCCGTACGCGGCGCTCCGCGCGCTCTGCCGCTGCGCCGGCTGCACCGGCGGGCACTGA